The Neovison vison isolate M4711 chromosome 5, ASM_NN_V1, whole genome shotgun sequence genome includes a region encoding these proteins:
- the LRRC3C gene encoding leucine-rich repeat-containing protein 3C, giving the protein MLLPAGHLLSLLLVIGPGGTESSPQAPPQGCYAAEEAGERTFRCSQAGLSAVPAGIPNDTRKLYLDANRLASVPAGAFQHLPVLEELDLSHNDLAHLSGAAFRGLAGTLRHLDLSANRLASVPVEAFVGLQIQVNLSANPWHCDCALQEVLRQVRLAPGTGTGIVCGPGARPDLVGQEFLPLARQEELCGPGRGGAQRSTDVALLVTMGGWLALVGAYLAHYLWQNREETRRPLKQAPGLPVRSEDSSTLSTMV; this is encoded by the coding sequence ATGCTCCTGCCAGCTGGTCACCTGCTGTCTCTCCTGCTGGTGATAGGCCCAGGTGGCACGGAGTCCAGTCCCCAGGCACCTCCGCAGGGCTGTTATGCGGCCGAAGAAGCCGGTGAGCGGACGTTCCGTTGCAGCCAGGCAGGCCTGAGCGCGGTGCCCGCCGGTATCCCCAACGACACACGCAAGCTCTACCTGGATGCCAACCGGCTGGCCTCAGTGCCAGCTGGAGCCTTCCAGCACCTGCCTGTCCTGGAGGAGCTGGATCTGTCCCATAATGACCTTGCCCACCTCTCGGGGGCCGCGTTCCGGGGCCTGGCGGGCACACTACGCCACCTTGACCTCTCTGCCAACCGGCTGGCCTCAGTGCCCGTAGAGGCCTTCGTGGGCCTGCAGATCCAAGTGAATCTGTCCGCCAACCCCTGGCACTGTGACTGTGCCCTCCAGGAGGTGCTCAGGCAGGTGAGGCTGGCCCCGGGCACTGGAACAGGCATCGTGTGTGGCCCCGGAGCCCGCCCGGACCTCGTGGGGCAGGAGTTCCTGCCGCTGGCCAGGCAGGAAGAGCTGTgtgggccggggcggggcggggcccagCGGAGCACGGACGTGGCCCTGCTGGTCACCATGGGGGGCTGGCTGGCGCTGGTTGGGGCTTATCTGGCCCACTACCTGTGGCAGAACCGGGAGGAGACCCGACGTCCCCTCAAGCAGGCCCCGGGGCTGCCTGTGCGCTCAGAGGACTCCTCCACGCTCAGCACGATGGTCTGA
- the ORMDL3 gene encoding ORM1-like protein 3, whose protein sequence is MNVGTAHSEVNPNTRVMNSRGIWLSYVLAIGLLHVVLLSIPFVSVPVVWTLTNLIHNMGMYIFLHTVKGTPFETPDQGKARLLTHWEQMDYGVQFTASRKFLTITPIVLYFLTSFYTKYDQIHFILNTVSLMSVLIPKLPQLHGVRIFGINKY, encoded by the exons ATGAACGTGGGCACGGCGCACAGTGAGGTGAACCCCAACACGCGGGTGATGAACAGCCGCGGCATCTGGCTGTCCTACGTGCTGGCCATCGGGCTTCTGCATGTCGTGCTGCTCAGCATCCCCTTCGTCAGCGTCCCTGTGGTCTGGACCCTCACCAACCTCATCCACAACATG GGCATGTACATCTTCTTGCACACGGTGAAGGGGACACCCTTCGAGACTCCGGACCAGGGCAAGGCGAGGTTGCTAACCCACTGGGAGCAGATGGACTATGGGGTCCAGTTCACAGCGTCTCGGAAGTTCTTAACCATCACCCCCATCGTGCT GTACTTCCTCACCAGCTTCTATACCAAGTATGACCAGATCCATTTCATCCTCAACACCGTGTCCCTGATGAGTGTGCTCATCCCCAAGCTGCCCCAGCTCCATGGCGTCCGGATTTTTGGAATCAATAAGTACTGA
- the GSDMB gene encoding LOW QUALITY PROTEIN: gasdermin-B (The sequence of the model RefSeq protein was modified relative to this genomic sequence to represent the inferred CDS: inserted 2 bases in 1 codon), whose protein sequence is MFSSFEEVTRVGVQEVDPGGNVIAVGSILDADRFHCSSLVRGRRNFWGYQYHRIDLTQEERGEVQQLTWKPGPYGGALSVWAESIQMGDFPELLDFIPTRRTPKAEFQVLDMVDSKGMLTVKLPKEITIVGAFLXVKILETQIPQQYLDSLEHREAGLLNRLSHPGTPGVSRALNCCLYREVLEFRGFQKCEGEGHGEGPLGSD, encoded by the exons ATGTTCAGCAGTTTTGAGGAAGTCACAAGAGTTGGGGTCCAAGAGGTggatcctggagggaatgtgattgCTGTCGGAAGCATCCTTGACGCTGACAGATTTCACTGCTCTTCTCtggtgagggggaggagaaattTCTGGGGATATCAGTACCACAGGATAGACCTCACccaagaggagagaggggagg TGCAGCAGCTGACCTGGAAGCCAGGCCCTTATGGAGGTGCCTTGTCAGTCTGGGCAGAGTCCATACAGATGGGCGACTTTCCAGAATTGCTTGACTTTATACCTACACGG AGAACTCCAAAGGCTGAGTTCCAAGTTCTGGACATGGTAGACTCAAAGGGAATGTTGACAGTGAAATTACCCAAAGAAATAACAATTGTAGGGGCCTTCCT AGTCAAGATACTGGAGACCCAGATACCCCAACAATATCTGGATTCCCTTGAGCACAGGGAGGCTGGA ctgcttaaccgcctgagccacccaggcaccccaggggtaAGTAGAGCTCTTAATTGCTGTCTCTACAGGGAAGTCCTTGAGTTTAGAGGATTTCAGAAATGTGAAGGAGAAGGACATGGTGAGGGGCCTCTAGGATCTGActga